One stretch of Pomacea canaliculata isolate SZHN2017 linkage group LG1, ASM307304v1, whole genome shotgun sequence DNA includes these proteins:
- the LOC112569799 gene encoding FMRFamide receptor-like, with protein MAEINLKINLSYGGSDFLESTAVGRDSYLVQFLCWGIFLPIVALVGVVGNALTIVVLWRREMQSTTILYLRGLVITDTGILLSAVIVLTPFSCANYLHNGALKYFSENIYPVMYTPMNYVVMTLQSCNVWITVSVSVERYIAICHPFRAARLCTRRKTLLVIAVITVVSILYNVPRLFAAYARKCSENEATAGADCYYLEDTALGLTYAYKTVYTTVLYTILIFVVPLSSLFILNIFIIQELMRMQKRRCGTNIHDENEANLSLVLVLIVVVFIFCQSPGLVSQFDIFDLSTFMKWLAVSNLLFVVNSAVNFLIYTAFGSKFRKVLLRVFRHLYSHSRSISLRGSVVTTNGYELTAINDTQTTMTLESLDRDKATTATRNGTTKRLEHQPFAATCASVSSNGSMPTNV; from the exons ATGGCGGAAATCAACTTGAAGATCAACTTGTCCTACGGTGGAAGCGACTTCCTGGAGTCGACCGCTGTAGGCCGTGATTCCTATCTGGTGCAGTTCCTCTGCTGGGGCATTTTTCTGCCGATTGTTGCCCTGGTGGGGGTGGTGGGCAACGCCCTTACCATCGTAGTCCTGTGGCGCCGAGAGATGCAATCTACGACAATCTTGTACCTGAGGGGTCTGGTGATCACCGACACTG GTATCTTGTTGTCCGCCGTCATCGTCCTAACTCCCTTCAGCTGCGCCAACTACCTGCACAACGGTGCTCTCAAGTACTTCAGCGAAAACATCTACCCGGTCATGTATACCCCCATGAACTACGTTGTCATGACCCTGCAGTCGTGCAACGTCTGGATCACGGTGTCCGTGTCGGTGGAACGCTATATCGCCATCTGCCACCCGTTCCGCGCCGCACGCCTGTGCACCCGCCGTAAGACCCTGCTGGTCATTGCCGTCATCACGGTGGTGTCGATTCTGTACAACGTACCCCGACTGTTTGCCGCCTACGCCCGCAAGTGCTCCGAGAATGAGGCTACAGCTGGTGCAGACTGCTACTATCTGGAAGACACCGCCCTCGGCCTCACGTACGCCTACAAGACGGTGTACACCACTGTCCTCTACACCATCCTCATCTTCGTCGTGCCCTTGTCCTCTCTCTTCATCCTCAACATCTTTATCATCCAGGAGCTGATGCGGATGCAGAAGCGACGCTGCGGGACCAACATCCACGATGAGAACGAGGCCAACCTCAGCCTTGTCCTGGTTCTCATCGTAGTGGTCTTCATCTTTTGCCAGTCGCCGGGGCTGGTGTCGCAGTTCGACATCTTCGACCTCTCCACTTTCATGAAGTGGCTTGCTGTCAGCAACCTGCTATTCGTCGTCAACTCCGCCGTCAATTTTCTCATCTACACGGCGTTCGGCAGCAAGTTCCGCAAGGTACTGCTGCGTGTCTTCCGCCATCTGTACAGCCACTCGCGCTCCATCAGCCTGCGGGGGTCCGTCGTCACCACCAACGGCTACGAGCTGACGGCCATTAACGACACTCAGACGACAATGACGCTCGAAAGTTTGGACAGAGACAAAGCCACAACAGCTACCCGAAACGGTACGACCAAGAGATTGGAACACCAACCATTTGCTGCCACGTGCGCTTCTGTCAGCTCCAACGGCTCCATGCCAACCAACGTGTGA
- the LOC112560342 gene encoding uncharacterized protein LOC112560342 isoform X2, which yields MSRAPAKGNKDKTKPPAAQTPVIAHEIVPGKFNENDWNAMLDRDSSEEFVQEIMDEIVLYTMDEIYKKYIDRQLLPFTIAQAKDAILQIIEWEFLARDEGESNLSDLGWIQDKEPEALTTDCWAQGSVPKIHIFGIPTPLVEEPEEKEIFVAKEEVIIEEEKVEEDNELEGPELPELEDKVSITDTTQEEFSCVKVSKSDSEEKVKKFRPYRGVLKREESKIIEPLARTEMKLREAEVQASQSSTVLSNIFTMPTSCHSLLKVQAGRPPGEKDVTYDAMGNVIAVMKLNPEKLPSHRVSLKYKLIDPKVEAAQAHLDAMRKGHRATQLDRKSKKITIADLPAFTGKIQAKTERSNTQLPPSLQVRKADLLEHHQKDLQPISLLIRRSSVSVSDLLHRTTPILREFNSPPPLPPITSLPPNKSQVS from the exons ATGTCGCGTGCGCCAGCTAAAGGGAACAAGGATAAAACCAAACCTCCTGCAGCGCAGACTCCCGTGATTGCCCATGAGATTGTTCCAGGAAAATTCAACGAAAATGACTG GAATGCTATGCTCGATCGTGATTCATCAGAGGAGTTTGTTCAGGAAATCATGGATGAGATTGTTTTGTACACAATGGATGAGatctacaaaaaatatattgacagACAGTTGCTGCCTTTCACAATAGCACAAGCAAAGGATGCAATTTTGCAGATTATAGAG tgGGAATTTTTGGCTCGTGATGAAGGTGAATCAAATCTTTCAGACCTTGGCTGGATACAAGATAAAG AACCAGAGGCATTGACAACAGATTGCTGGGCACAGGGTTCAGTGCctaaaatacatatatttgGGATACCAACCCCATTAGTGGAGGaaccagaagaaaaagaaatatttgttgcaaAAGAAGAAGTGATTATTGAAGAAGAGAA AGTGGAGGAGGATAATGAACTTGAGGGGCCTGAACTGCCTGAGCTAGAGGACAAAGTTTCAATAACTGACACAACACAGGAGGAGTTCTCATGTGTAAAGGTTTCTAAGTCAGACTCAGAAGAG AAGGTAAAGAAGTTCAGGCCATACAGGGGGGTGTTGAAGAGAGAAGAGTCGAAGATAATAGAGCCTTTGGCAAGGACAGAAATGAAATTAAGAGAAGCAGAAGTCCAAGCATCACAGTCATCAACAGTGTTATCCAACATCTTCACCATGCCAACTTCTTGCCATTCTTTACTGAAG GTACAAGCGGGGCGACCTCCAGGTGAAAAAGATGTAACATATGATGCCATGGGAAATGTGATAGCTGTCATGAAACTAAACCCAGAAAAGTTACCTAGCCACAG GGTTTCCCTCAAATACAAATTGATAGACCCCAAAGTGGAGGCAGCACAAGCGCATCTTGATGCCATGCGAAAAGGACATCGTGCAACCCAGTTAGATAGAAAAAGCAAGAAGATCACAATAGCTGATCTGCCTGCCTTCACAG GCAAAATTCAAGCCAAAACAGAGAGATCAAATACTCAACTTCCACCATCTCTG CAAGTACGGAAGGCAGATTTGTTGGAGCACCATCAAAAGGATCTGCAACCTATTTCTCTCCTTATCAGAAGGTCAAGTGTCAGCGTATCGGATCTTTTGCATCGCACCACTCCCATCCTTCGCGAGTTTAACAGCCCTCCTCCATTGCCCCCTATTACCTCTCTCCCTCCAAACAAGTCTCAAGTTTCCTAA
- the LOC112560342 gene encoding uncharacterized protein LOC112560342 isoform X1, which produces MSRAPAKGNKDKTKPPAAQTPVIAHEIVPGKFNENDWNAMLDRDSSEEFVQEIMDEIVLYTMDEIYKKYIDRQLLPFTIAQAKDAILQIIEWEFLARDEGESNLSDLGWIQDKEPEALTTDCWAQGSVPKIHIFGIPTPLVEEPEEKEIFVAKEEVIIEEEKVEEDNELEGPELPELEDKVSITDTTQEEFSCVKVSKSDSEEKVKKFRPYRGVLKREESKIIEPLARTEMKLREAEVQASQSSTVLSNIFTMPTSCHSLLKVQAGRPPGEKDVTYDAMGNVIAVMKLNPEKLPSHRVSLKYKLIDPKVEAAQAHLDAMRKGHRATQLDRKSKKITIADLPAFTGKIQAKTERSNTQLPPSLFEVIEISPGVQVTENGHSKKGQERQVRKADLLEHHQKDLQPISLLIRRSSVSVSDLLHRTTPILREFNSPPPLPPITSLPPNKSQVS; this is translated from the exons ATGTCGCGTGCGCCAGCTAAAGGGAACAAGGATAAAACCAAACCTCCTGCAGCGCAGACTCCCGTGATTGCCCATGAGATTGTTCCAGGAAAATTCAACGAAAATGACTG GAATGCTATGCTCGATCGTGATTCATCAGAGGAGTTTGTTCAGGAAATCATGGATGAGATTGTTTTGTACACAATGGATGAGatctacaaaaaatatattgacagACAGTTGCTGCCTTTCACAATAGCACAAGCAAAGGATGCAATTTTGCAGATTATAGAG tgGGAATTTTTGGCTCGTGATGAAGGTGAATCAAATCTTTCAGACCTTGGCTGGATACAAGATAAAG AACCAGAGGCATTGACAACAGATTGCTGGGCACAGGGTTCAGTGCctaaaatacatatatttgGGATACCAACCCCATTAGTGGAGGaaccagaagaaaaagaaatatttgttgcaaAAGAAGAAGTGATTATTGAAGAAGAGAA AGTGGAGGAGGATAATGAACTTGAGGGGCCTGAACTGCCTGAGCTAGAGGACAAAGTTTCAATAACTGACACAACACAGGAGGAGTTCTCATGTGTAAAGGTTTCTAAGTCAGACTCAGAAGAG AAGGTAAAGAAGTTCAGGCCATACAGGGGGGTGTTGAAGAGAGAAGAGTCGAAGATAATAGAGCCTTTGGCAAGGACAGAAATGAAATTAAGAGAAGCAGAAGTCCAAGCATCACAGTCATCAACAGTGTTATCCAACATCTTCACCATGCCAACTTCTTGCCATTCTTTACTGAAG GTACAAGCGGGGCGACCTCCAGGTGAAAAAGATGTAACATATGATGCCATGGGAAATGTGATAGCTGTCATGAAACTAAACCCAGAAAAGTTACCTAGCCACAG GGTTTCCCTCAAATACAAATTGATAGACCCCAAAGTGGAGGCAGCACAAGCGCATCTTGATGCCATGCGAAAAGGACATCGTGCAACCCAGTTAGATAGAAAAAGCAAGAAGATCACAATAGCTGATCTGCCTGCCTTCACAG GCAAAATTCAAGCCAAAACAGAGAGATCAAATACTCAACTTCCACCATCTCTG TTTGAAGTTATAGAAATATCTCCTGGAGTACAGGTAACTGAGAATGGCCATTCAAAGAAGGGACAGGAAAGG CAAGTACGGAAGGCAGATTTGTTGGAGCACCATCAAAAGGATCTGCAACCTATTTCTCTCCTTATCAGAAGGTCAAGTGTCAGCGTATCGGATCTTTTGCATCGCACCACTCCCATCCTTCGCGAGTTTAACAGCCCTCCTCCATTGCCCCCTATTACCTCTCTCCCTCCAAACAAGTCTCAAGTTTCCTAA
- the LOC112560354 gene encoding enkurin domain-containing protein 1-like codes for MKNHLSENVRRMRQIQKQCKQKERETQQPVKVLWKSDKYSGVQSRIKEELEKPPLPPRPHSATFLRAHSRSGPIVKLESRPCTPDFTDKLSVPPASSANDVKLIRHNFDFIKVNGCSAKHSKIQRPPSLTALDELRKKDDDRMADYEFGEVPKYLKHRKEQWKRNEEERIANTPDPSMPPGHRALPENERRETLDLLKKREQELLKELASLPIGVDTARVRNKRKEIEGKLAELEEAVKIFARPKVFVRVDP; via the exons ATGAAGAACCATTTATCAGAAAATGTTCGCCGGATGCGTCAGATACAAAAACAGtgcaaacagaaagagagagagactcaacAACCTGTAAAAGTTTTATGGAAATCAGACAAATACAGTGGAGTGCAATCACGTATCAAAGAAGAACTTGAG AAACCACCACTGCCACCTCGACCACACTCTGCTACATTCCTGCGAGCCCACTCGCGCTCTGGGCCAATAGTGAAACTTGAATCAAGGCCATGCACGCCAGATTTCACTGATAAATTGTCTGTGCCGCCAGCATCATCAGCAAATGAT gtgAAGCTGATTCGTCATAACTTTGACTTCATTAAGGTAAATGGATGCAGtgccaagcacagcaaaatACAAAGACCACCAAGCTTGACTGCTTTAGATGAGCTACGCAAGAAAGATGATGACAGAATGGCTGATTACGAATTTGGGGAAGTGCCTAAATA tttaaagcATCGCAAAGAGCAATGGaagagaaatgaagaagaaagaatcgCAAACACACCAGACCCTTCAATGCCTCCTGGTCATCGAGCTTTGCCAGAAAATGAACGTAGAGAAACATTAGATCTTCTGAAAAAGA GAGAACAAGAGCTGTTAAAAGAGCTGGCATCTCTACCAATAGGTGTAGACACTGCCAGGGTGCGCAACAAACGCAAGGAAATAGAGGGAAAACTGGCAGAACTTGAAGAAGCCGTCAAAATATTTGCACGTCCCAAAGTGTTTGTCAGAGTAGATCCTTAG
- the LOC112560360 gene encoding CDGSH iron-sulfur domain-containing protein 2 homolog B-like, which yields METISNLVRVTLPNYLQSLPIPRSLGGFASLSGNDWLALVPFVGTVSILVYVTTKAFLPQRKPEDIAINMKIQKESPKVVNVVDIEDLGEKISYCRCWRSKKFPLCDGAHGKHNEETGDNVGPLVLRRKVDATAK from the exons ATGGAGACTATATCCAACCTGGTGAGGGTCACGCTGCCAAACTATTTACAAAGTCTGCCCATTCCCAGGTCTTTGGGAGGATTTGCCAGCTTAAGTG GTAATGACTGGTTGGCTTTAGTTCCATTTGTGGGAACAGTATCTATTCTGGTGTATGTTACAACAAAGGCTTTCCTTCCACAACGAAAGCCAGAGGATATTGCAATCAACATGAAAATCCAGAAGGAAAGTCCAAAGGTGGTGAATGTGGTGGACATAGAAGATCTGGGAGAAAAGATAAGCTACTGTCGTTGCTGGAGGTCCAAAAAG tttcctcTCTGTGATGGAGCTCATGGTAAGCACAATGAGGAAACAGGTGACAATGTTGGACCTTTGGTACTCCGTCGTAAAGTGGATGCCACAGCAAAGTAA